A single genomic interval of Sebastes umbrosus isolate fSebUmb1 chromosome 9, fSebUmb1.pri, whole genome shotgun sequence harbors:
- the ankhd1 gene encoding ankyrin repeat and KH domain-containing protein 1 isoform X10, protein MQDAVAGTAMLTDGDGFEDEIDSVTPRSPAAAAAGMMGVGVGATPPGGVGLVGGIGIGGVGGKKVRLYGEPVGPAAERLDFKLAAAAVLSSGPGSGSDEDEVSEVESFILDQEDLDNPIMKTASELLLSSATDGVDLRTVDPETQARLEALLEAAGIGKLSTADGKAFADPEVLRRLTSSVSCALDEAAAALTRMRAENTLNAGQADNLVIFSRSLAEACSDGDVNAVRKLLDEGRSVNEHTEEGESLLCLACSAGYYELAQVLLAMHANVEDRGIKGDITPLMAAASGGYVDIVKLLLVHGADVNAQSSTGNTALTYACAGGFVDVVKVLLKEGANIEDHNENGHTPLMEAASAGHVEVARVLLEYGAGINTHSNEFKESALTLACYKGHLDMVRFLLEAGADQEHKTDEMHTALMEACMDGHVEVARLLLDSGAQVNMPADSFESPLTLAACGGHVELAALLIERGANLEEVNDEGYTPLMEAAREGHEEMVALLLAQGANINAQTEETQETALTLACCGGFLEVADFLIKAGADIELGCSTPLMEAAQEGHLELVKYLLAAGANVHATTATGDTALTYACENGHTDVADVLLQAGANLEHESEGGRTPLMKAARAGHLCTVQFLISKGANVNRATANNDHTVVSLACAGGHLAVVELLLAHGADPTHRLKDGSTMLIEAAKGGHTNVVSYLLDYPNNILSVPAPDLSQLTPPSQDASQVPRVPFQALAMVVPPQEPDRAPSNIATPPPVSSKGASKQRQAALQTGVPSSVGRGPEAEPLPPFHLCQPLECIVEETEGKLNELGQRISAIEKAQLQSLELIQGEPLTKDKIEELKKSREEQVQKKKKILKELQKVERQLQLKTQQQFTKEYMEAKGLKEEQEAGQSQGPGPGPGSTMSAAGPLPTITGAQVNTSSDTDEEANKDGEQDEQPGDEGEEEEEDDDEEEGSEEEADGEEDDYPKLPQVGTILYRDGPQPPQQPPLPPSPQAQPQPPPPPLQAAFVPIQPLPDYNPADYPGSTSPELQRVLVGQQMLGQQQQGQQLAGLGPGMIPQQAPDGLMVATPAQTLTDTLDDIMAAVSSRVPMLNTTTSPTPLSQPPTQMPSNIASPPSVLPLYPSVDIDAHTESNHDTALTLACAGGHEELVSVLIARGANIEHRDKKGFTPLILAATAGHVGVVEVLLDKGGDIEAQSERTKDTPLSLACSGGRQEVVELLLLRGANKEHRNVSDYTPLSLAASGGYVNIIKILLNAGAEINSRTGSKLGISPLMLAAMNGHVPAVKLLLDMGSDINAQIETNRNTALTLACFQGRAEVVSLLLDRKANVEHRAKTGLTPLMEAASGGYAEVGRVLLDKGADVNAPPVPSSRDTALTIAADKGHYKFCELLINRGAHIDVRNKKGNTPLWLAANGGHFDVVQLLVHASADVDAADNRKITPLMAAFRKGHVKVVQYLVKEVNQFPSDIECMRYIATIADKELLKKCHQCMETIVKAKDQQAAEANKNASILLKELDLEKSREESKKQALAVKREKRKEKRKKKKEEQKRKQEEEEGQKTKEDFSEMLELKEDSADEEEVPIEPPSATTTTTIGISATSTTFTTAFGKKRASVATTPSTNRKNKKNKTKDSPNEPIILQDPQVALAQHKADKNKIHGEPRGGGLTGGNSDSDPLDSTDCASESSSSGGKSQELNYLPDLTSSASSSSSSSSSSSSVPSSGAAQGLLRGLEKRHCPQPQTDGKVDNKVTVSISKATQKALDTSDSTSNSLPSPFKTMNLPVTSPNSKLSLTSPKRGQKREEGWKEVVRRSKKLSVPASVVSRIMGRGGCNITAIQDVTGAHIDVDKQKDKNGERMITIRGGTESTRYAVQLINALIQDPAKELEDLIPRNHIRAPGSKTTSASFPSSAGATSGSVTGPKALSSLVTSTGVSFQPSSSSSSPSSQAGGKIGKGLSSNVRQPFPVSLPLAYAHPQLALLAAQTMHQIRHPRLPMAQFGGTFSPAASTWGPFPVRPVSPGSANSSPKHNGGTNGTGGQARTNSTHSEHSNAASSGASVTTTNTTTTSAPNTSTAAASPHTPNPTPYNPQPSVPTPSSVRKQLFAPELKPAGVTPVCVAATSTSGNAVRGTGSPAHHSSTTTTAPQQPLGPISQTPIQPTKTEPSAVAPLGKDKPSLSVENQAVSVSESINSVGFTSPAMALPPKPEPRQQLPPPPSSAPSTEAPPPLLNPQPSSHHPSGPPPIHSHNVAHPNNTVPHFSAPAPRVSHRMQQPGPYYSLSEQQQQQQQTQQQQQQQSVFVPFNAQQEPMKQTQNQTSQSTNLPPQAQNQAQAQAQASLQVSSNMGMMNGSQMQHVANAGKPQQIPPNFGPAGLFNFSSIFDNNSQVANNQVWGACHLPARSPPEQSYSAPPAYMSMGQMENMMPPPPPDSSKAPGYRSASQRMVNSPIALTSYATSISGSPVYLHGHQAVGAPSFSRQHFSPHPWSASTSGESPVPPPSTVSSSALSTSSVPPPPQQKQGNSSQQDRKVPPPIGTERLARIRQTGSVNPPLLTTSYTASVGQGGIWSFGVGSASEAMSGWSQPLMSSHMMHPQLQAEQSAFSQHQPMEQDDTGIANPANNYHQPQHLPNSYMDFPKGMPMSMYGGTMLPPHPPMAEGPGGPMYNGLHAGDPAWSPIIKVVPNNADNSDPQQQVWPGTWAPHVGNVHLNHVN, encoded by the exons ATGCAGGATGCAGTAGCCGGGACGGCAATGCTGACGGACGGAGACGGCTTCGAGGACGAGATCGACTCGGTGACTCCTCGCTCcccagcggcagcagcagcagggatgaTGGGGGTCGGAGTAGGAGCGACACCACCGGGGGGAGTCGGACTAGTAGGGGGCATTGGGATCGGTGGTGTCGGCGGAAAGAAAGTACGTTTGTACGGCGAACCAGTGGGGCCTGCTGCAGAGAGACTGGATTTCAAACTAGCGGCCGCGGCCGTCCTCTCCTCGGGTCCCGGATCCGGCAGCGACGAAGACGAGGTTTCAGAG GTGGAGTCATTCATTTTGGACCAGGAGGACCTGGATAACCCCATCATGAAGACAGCTTCAGAGTTGCTTTTGTCCAGCGCCACAGATGGAGTAGATTTGAGGACTGTTGATCCAGAGACACAGGCTCGACTTGAAGCTCTACTGGAAGCTGCAG GCATCGGTAAACTGTCCACTGCCGATGGTAAAGCTTTTGCAGACCCCGAAGTGCTACGGCGACTGACGTCATCGGTGAGTTGCGCCCTGGACGAAGCTGCAGCAGCCCTGACCCGCATgagagctgaaaacacactcaaCGCCGGCCAAGCCGACAA TCTGGTTATTTTCAGCCGTAGTTTAGCGGAGGCGTGCTCAGACGGGGATGTCAACGCTGTGCGCAAATTGCTCGATGAGGGACGGAGCGTCAACGAACACACAGAAGAAGGGGAGAGCCTGCTGTGCCTCGCCTGCTCGGCTGGCTACTATGAACTTGCACAG GTTTTGTTGGCCATGCACGCTAATGTGGAGGACCGGGGCATCAAAGGGGACATAACGCCACTCATGGCTGCCGCCAGTGGAGGTTATGTCGACATCGTCAAACTGCTTCTGGTCCATGGGGCAGACGTTAATGCACAATCCTCAACGG GCAACACAGCTTTGACGTACGCTTGTGCCGGCGGATTCGTGGACGTGGTGAAGGTGCTGCTGAAAGAGGGTGCTAACATTGAGGACCACAACGAGAACGGACACACACCTCTAATGGAGGCAGCCAGCGCCGGCCACGTAGAGGTGGCCAGGGTACTCTTGGAGTATGGCGCCGGCATCAACACACACTCCAACGAGTTCAAGGAGAGCGCTCTCACACTCGCCTGCTACAAAG GTCACTTGGATATGGTGCGTTTTCTGTTGGAGGCCGGAGCAGACCAGGAACATAAAACAGATGAGATGCACACAGCACTGATGGAGGCGTGCATG GACGGCCATGTGGAGGTGGCACGGCTGCTGTTGGACAGCGGCGCGCAGGTCAACATGCCAGCCGATTCCTTCGAGTCGCCCCTCACCCTTGCAGCCTGCGGAGGACACGTGGAGCTGGCAGCCTTGCTCATAGAGAGAGGAGCCAACTTGGAGGAG GTTAATGATGAAGGCTACACACCTCTGATGGAGGCAGCACGAGAAGGCCACGAGGAGATGGTAGCACTGCTGCTGGCTCAAG GTGCTAACATCAACGCCCAGACAGAGGAGACCCAGGAGACGGCTTTGACTCTAGCGTGCTGCGGAGGTTTCTTGGAAGTGGCCGACTTCCTCATCAAAGCAGGTGCCGACATTGAGCTGGGCTGCTCCACACCTCTAATGGAGGCTGCACAGGAAGGCCATCTGGAGTTGGTCAAATACCTACTGGCTGCAG GGGCAAACGTTCATGCCACCACGGCAACGGGCGACACAGCGTTGACGTATGCGTGTGAGAACGGACACACTGATGTGGCGGATGTGCTGCTGCAGGCTGGAGCCAACTTG GAACACGAGTCTGAAGGGGGGCGGACGCCCTTGATGAAGGCAGCAAGGGCGGGACATCTCTGTACAGTGCAGTTCCTTATCAGCAAAG GTGCTAATGTGAACAGAGCTACTGCCAATAATGACCACACCGTGGTGTCTCTGGCCTGTGCTGGAGGACACCTGGCTGTGGTGGAGCTGCTGCTCGCACATGGGGCAGATCCTACACACAGACTCAAA GATGGTTCAACCATGTTGATAGAAGCTGCTAAGGGCGGCCACACCAATGTGGTGTCCTACCTGTTGGACTACCCCAACAACATCCTGTCTGTCCCGGCCCCTGACCTCTCCCAGCTCACGCCCCCCTCGCAAGATGCCTCTCAG GTTCCTCGTGTCCCATTCCAAGCTCTCGCCATGGTAGTGCCCCCTCAGGAGCCCGACCGTGCCCCATCAAACATCGCCACGCCCCCACCCGTCTCCAGCAAAG GCGCGTCCAAACAGAGACAAGCAGCCCTTCAGACCGGCGTCCCCAGCTCAGTCGGCCGGGGGCCTGAAGCGGAGCCTCTGCCGCCCTTCCACTTGTGCCAGCCTCTCGAGTGCATTGTGGAGGAGACGGAGGGAAAGCTGAACGAGCTGGGCCAGAGAATCAGCGCCATCGAGAAGGCCCAGCTTCAGTCGCTAGAGCTCATTCAGGGGGAGCCGCTCACCAAAGACAAGATtgaggagctgaagaagagcagagaagagcag gtgcagaagaagaagaaaatcttGAAGGAGCTGCAGAAGGTGGAGCGCCAGCTgcagctgaaaacacagcaacaGTTCACCAAAGAGTACATGGAGGCGAAGGGTTtaaaggaggagcaggaggccgGACAGAGCCAGGGCCCAGGCCCGGGTCCCGGAAGTACGATGTCCGCTGCGGGGCCGCTTCCCACCATAACAGGTGCCCAAGTAAACACCAGCTCTGACACCGATGAAGAGGCCAACAAAGACGGGGAGCAAGACGAGCAGCCAGGGGATGAAGGGGAAGAG gaagaggaagacgatGACGAAGAGGAGGGCTCGGAGGAAGAGGCCGATGGAGAAGAGGACGATTACCCCAAGCTTCCTCAGGTGGGCACAATCCTCTACAGGGATGGGCCACAGCCGCCACAGCAGCCTCCTCTGCCCCCTTCGCCACAGGCCCAGCCccagcctcctcctccgcctctccAGGCTGCCTTCGTCCCCATCCAGCCCCTGCCAGACTACAACCCCGCAGATTACCCGGGAAGCACCAGCCCAGAGCTGCAGAGGGTACTGGTGGGGCAGCAGATGCTGGGCCAACAGCAGCAGGGTCAACAGTTGGCCGGGTTAGGCCCAGGAATGATACCTCAGCAGGCCCCAGATGGGCTCATGGTAGCTACACCTGCACAGACGCTCACAGACACGCTGGATGACATCATGGCCG CTGTGAGCAGCCGTGTGCCCATGCTGAACACTACAACCTCACCCACGCCCCTGTCCCAGCCACCCACGCAGATGCCCTCAAACATCGCCTCGCCCCCTTCGGTCCTGCCCCTCTACCCCTCTGTCGACATCGATGCACAT ACGGAGAGTAACCATGACACGGCGCTGACGCTGGCGTGTGCAGGAGGACATGAGGAGCTTGTGTCTGTACTCATTGCACGGGGAGCCAACATTGAGCACCGGGACAAAAAAG GTTTTACTCCTTTGATCCTGGCTGCCACTGCTGGCCATGTCGGAGTGGTGGAAGTGCTCCTTGACAAAGGGGGTGACATTGAGGCTCAGTCAGAGAGAACCAAAGACACGCCCCTCTCCCTGGCCTGCTCTGGGGGACGCCAGGAG GTGGTTGAGTTGCTGCTGCTTCGGGGAGCAAATAAGGAACACCGCAATGTTTCCGACTACACGCCTCTCAGCCTGGCTGCTTCTGGGGGTTACGTCAACATCATCAAGATACTCCTTAACGCTGGAGCTGAGATCAACTCCAG GACTGGCAGTAAGCTGGGAATCTCTCCTCTGATGCTGGCAGCCATGAACGGCCACGTACCGGCAGTGAAGCTGTTGCTAGATATGGGCTCGGACATCAACGCCCAGATTGAGACCAACAGAAACACAGCTCTGACCCTAGCCTGCTTCCAGGGCCGGGCTGAGGTCGTCAGTCTGCTGCTAGATCGCAAGGCCAACGTAGAGCATCGCGCTAAG ACTGGTCTTACTCCTCTGATGGAGGCAGCCTCTGGAGGTTATGCCGAGGTGGGCCGTGTGCTTCTGGACAAAGGCGCCGATGTCAACGCTCCCCCTGTTCCCTCATCCCGAGACACTGCCCTCACCATTGCTGCTGATAAGGGCCACTACAAGTTTTGTGAGCTGCTCATTAACAG GGGTGCCCATATCGATGTACGGAACAAGAAAGGGAACACCCCTCTCTGGCTGGCGGCAAACGGCGGTCATTTTGACGTGGTCCAGCTCTTGGTGCACGCCAGTGCTGATGTGGATGCAGCCGATAACCGCAAGATCACCCCGCTCATGGCTGCTTTTCGCAAG GGTCATGTGAAGGTGGTGCAGTATCTTGTGAAGGAGGTCAATCAATTCCCATCAGATATTGAATGCATGAGATATATCGCCACCATCGCTGACAAG GAGCTGTTGAAGAAGTGCCACCAGTGCATGGAGACCATCGTCAAAGCCAAAGACCAGCAGGCAGCCGAGGCAAACAAGAATGCTAGCATTCTCCTCAAGGAGCTAGACTTGGAGAAG TCCCGGGAGGAGAGCAAGAAGCAGGCCCTGGCTGTTAAACGTGAGAAGCGCAAGGAGAAacgcaagaagaagaaggaggagcagaagaggaagcaggaggaagaggaggggcaGAAAACCAAGGAGGACTTCTCTGAGATGCTGGAGCTGAAGGAGGATTCAGCTGACG AAGAAGAGGTTCCTATTGAGCCTCCGAGTGcaaccaccaccactaccattGGTATATCTGCCACCTCCACCACTTTCACTACAGCTTTTGGTAAGAAGCGAGCGAGCGTGGCCACTACCCCAAGCACCAATCGCAAGAACAAAAAGAACAAGACCAAGGACTCGCCCAATGAACCCATCATATTACAGGATCCGCAG GTTGCACTAGCACAGCACAAGGCGGATAAGAACAAGATCCACGGTGAGCCACGGGGTGGAGGACTGACGGGTGGCAACAGCGATTCTGACCCCTTGGACAGCACCGACTGTGCCAGTGAGAGCAGTAGTAGCGGGGGCAAGAGTCAGGAGCTCAACTACCTCCCTGACCTcacctcctccgcctcctcctcctcctcttcctcctcctcttcctcctcagtccCCTCCTCAGGAGCAGCCCAGGGCCTCCTGCGCGGCCTTGAGAAAAGACACTGTCCTCAGCCGCAGACTGACGGCAAGGTGGATAACAAGGTCACGGTCTCCATCTCAAAAGCAACGCAAAA AGCTCTGGACACGAGCGACTCCACCTCCAACTCCCTGCCCTCTCCATTCAAGACCATGAATCTTCCCGTCACCTCGCCCAACAGTAAGCTCAGCCTCACAAGCCCCAAGAGAGGccagaagagagaagaaggttGGAAGGAGGTGGTCAGAAG ATCAAAGAAGCTGTCTGTACCAGCCTCCGTTGTGTCTCGTATCATGGGCAGAGGAGGCTGCAACATCACAGCCATCCAGGACGTGACGGGAGCTCACATTGACGTAGACAAACAGAAGGACAAGAACGGGGAGAGGATGATCACCATAAG AGGAGGTACGGAGTCTACAAGGTATGCAGTCCAGCTGATCAATGCTCTAATCCAAGACCCAGCCAAAGAGCTTGAGGATCTGATCCCCCGGAATCACATCAGGGCCCCAGGCTCTAAAACGACCTCAGCATCCTTCCCCAGTTCCGCAGGGGCCACAAGCGGCTCAGTCACTGGGCCCAAGGCCCTGAGCTCGTTGGTCACCTCCACAGGCGTCTCGTTCCAGCCCTCTTCATCCTCGTCTTCACCCTCCTCTCAGGCCGGTGGAAAGATCGGTAAGGGGCTGTCGTCAaatgtcagacagcccttcccCGTGTCTCTGCCCTTGGCGTACGCCCACCCTCAGCTGGCGCTACTGGCTGCTCAGACCATGCACCAGATCCGACACCCTCGTCTACCCATGGCTCAGTTTGGTGGCACCTTCTCTCCCGCCGCCAGCACCTGGGGACCCTTCCCTGTGCGTCCCGTGAGTCCCGGCAGTGCTAACAGCTCCCCGAAGCACAACGGAGGAACCAACGGCACTGGAGGCCAGGCCAGAACCAACTCGACCCACAGTGAGCACAGCAACGCAGCCAGCTCAGGAGCCTCAGTCAcgaccaccaacaccaccaccaccagtgctCCCAACACATCCACAGCTGCAGCCTCGCCTCATACCCCCAATCCTACTCCGTACAACCCCCAGCCGAGCGTCCCCACGCCCTCCTCCGTCAGAAAACAGCTCTTCGCCCCTGAACTCAAGCCTGCTGGTGTCAcccctgtgtgtgttgctgcCACATCTACTAGTGGCAATGCAGTACGAGGCACAGGTTCTCCTGCACATCACAGTTCCACTACAACCACCGCCCCTCAGCAGCCACTCGGACCTATCTCACAGACCCCCATCCAGCCAACTAAAACAGAGCCAAGTGCCGTCGCCCCTCTTGGAAAAGACAAGCCCTCTCTATCTGTAGAGAACCAGGCTGTTTCTGTCAGCGAGAGCATCAACTCTGTGGGTTTTACCTCCCCCGCCATGGCTTTACCCCCCAAGCCAGAGCCTCGACAGCAGTTACCTCCTCCCCCGTCCTCTGCACCATCCACAGAGGCTCCACCGCCCCTCCTCAACCCACAGCCCAGCTCCCACCACCCCTCAGGACCTCCTCCTATCCACTCACACAATGTTGCACACCCCAACAACACTGTACCCCACTTCTCAGCGCCTGCACCCAGAGTCTCCCATCGTATGCAGCAACCAGGGCCTTACTATTCCCtttctgagcagcagcagcaacagcagcagacgcaacagcagcagcaacagcaatcTGTGTTCGTGCCCTTCAATGCTCAGCAAGAACCCATGAAACAGACCCAAAACCAGACGTCCCAGTCGACAAATTTGCCTCCACAAGCCCAGAACCAAGCTCAAGCCCAGGCTCAAGCCTCCCTTCAGGTTTCTTCTAACATGGGGATGATGAACGGTTCCCAGATGCAGCATGTGGCCAATGCAGGCAAGCCTCAGCAGATACCCCCCAACTTCGGTCCTGCAGGCCTCTTCAACTTCAGCAGCATCTTTGATAACAACAGCCAG GTTGCAAACAATCAGGTGTGGGGTGCCTGCCATCTGCCAGCTCGATCACCTCCAGAGCAGTCGTACTCGGCCCCACCAGCCTACATGAGCATGGGCCAGATGGAGAATATGATGCCCCCACCTCCTCCAGACAGCTCCAAAGCTCCTGGCTACCGCTCTGCCTCACAGAGGATGGTCAACAGCCCCATCG CGTTGACCAGCTATGCCACCAGTATCTCTGGCAGCCCTGTGTATCTGCACGGTCACCAAGCAGTTGGCGCACCCTCATTCAGCAGACAGCACTTTTCCCCTCACCCATGGAGTGCATCCACATCAG GTGAATCTCCTGTCCCGCCTCCATCTACGGTGTCGTCCTCCGCCCTTTCCACCTCATCTGTGCCCCCTCCCCCCCAGCAGAAGCAGGGCAACTCCTCGCAGCAGGACCGGAAGGTTCCCCCACCCATCGGCACAGAGCGGCTGGCCAGGATCAGGCAGACAGGCTCCGTCAACCCGCCTCTGCTCACCACCAGCTACACGGCGTCCGTTGGACAGGGAGGCATTTGGTCATTCGGGGTCGGCAGTGCTTCGG AGGCCATGTCCGGTTGGTCTCAGCCCCTGATGAGCAGCCACATGATGCACCCTCAGCTGCAGGCAGAGCAGTCTGCCTTCTCTCAGCACCAGCCCATGGAGCAGGATGACACAGGCATTGCGAACCCTGCTAACAACTACCACCAGCCTCAGCATCTGCCCAACAGTTACATGGACTTCCCAAAG GGGATGCCCATGTCGATGTATGGAGGAACCATGCTGCCCCCTCATCCTCCCATGGCAGAGGGGCCAGGGGGACCGATGTACAATGGTTTGCACGCTGGTGACCCCGCATGGAGCCCCATTATCAAAGTGGTCCCAAACAATGCAGATAACTCTGACCCACAACAGCAG GTGTGGCCTGGTACCTGGGCACCCCATGTGGGCAATGTGCACCTGAACCACGTCAACTAG